The following are encoded together in the Arcticibacterium luteifluviistationis genome:
- a CDS encoding glycerophosphodiester phosphodiesterase, whose protein sequence is MISSCKDIWRLEPRESDLGEERTKVLGHRGAGYNSLLFRENTSEGIEYALDRLGGVEVDIAISKDGGLWLSHDDNVWLLDKPFIDATDEEIADVRDENGQVYYDKLEDILVRMVIKYPSKHISLDVKNPKELFKSETFSSVAKKLADFTDSYNFEGKISVQSDSLSFLKMVREESSGIETYYLTWGDFDQGIKRTYENYLTGISFDHDRKDDLTKSMVDLAHSLNLKVLVYSIEDSFIDEVYGLQVDFIETDNMAFFELLYN, encoded by the coding sequence TTGATTAGTTCTTGCAAGGATATTTGGCGTTTAGAACCAAGGGAATCTGACTTAGGAGAAGAAAGAACAAAAGTGTTGGGTCATAGAGGTGCAGGATATAATTCGCTACTTTTTAGGGAAAATACTTCCGAAGGCATTGAATATGCTTTAGATAGATTAGGAGGGGTGGAAGTTGACATAGCAATAAGTAAGGATGGTGGGTTATGGCTAAGTCATGATGACAACGTGTGGCTTTTAGATAAGCCTTTTATTGATGCTACAGATGAAGAAATAGCTGATGTGAGAGATGAAAATGGACAAGTTTATTATGATAAGTTGGAAGACATTCTTGTCCGAATGGTAATCAAATATCCTTCTAAACATATCTCTTTAGACGTTAAAAACCCCAAGGAACTATTTAAGTCTGAAACATTTAGTTCCGTTGCCAAAAAACTAGCAGATTTTACTGATTCTTACAATTTTGAGGGTAAAATATCTGTTCAGTCAGATTCTTTAAGCTTCCTTAAAATGGTAAGAGAAGAGAGCTCTGGTATAGAGACTTATTACTTGACTTGGGGAGACTTTGACCAAGGAATAAAAAGGACATATGAGAATTACCTGACGGGTATTTCTTTTGATCATGACAGAAAAGACGATCTCACAAAATCAATGGTGGACTTGGCTCACAGTTTAAACCTTAAAGTGTTAGTATACAGTATAGAAGATAGTTTCATTGATGAAGTTTATGGTTTACAGGTAGATTTTATTGAAACTGATAATATGGCATTTTTTGAATTGCTATACAATTAA
- the fabV gene encoding enoyl-ACP reductase FabV gives MIIEPRTRGFICITSHPKGCERSVLNQINYIKSKGKIEGPKKVLVIGASTGFGLASRITSAFGSNASTIGVFFEKPPAEGKTASSGWYNTAAFETEAHKEGIYAKSINGDAFSNEVKQQTIDLIKKDLGQIDMVVYSLASPVRTHPTTGMRHKSTLKPIGGSYTNKTVDFHTGEVKEITIEPSAGDDIENTVTVMGGEDWEMWIDALKKENLLSSDFKTVAYSYIGPKLTEAVYRKGTIGKAKDHLEKTAFTITDSLKDINGKAYVSVNKALVTQSSSAIPVIPLYISLLYKVMKESGVHEGCIEQIHRLYSERLFINDTPLDSKGRIRIDDWEMRDDIQEKVAALWKEATTESLPTLGDLEGYNTEFFNLFGFKYDEVDYSLESEEVIDIPGLQ, from the coding sequence ATGATAATAGAACCTAGAACTCGTGGATTTATCTGCATAACATCACACCCAAAAGGCTGTGAAAGAAGTGTATTGAATCAGATTAACTATATAAAATCGAAAGGGAAAATTGAAGGTCCTAAAAAGGTTTTAGTCATTGGAGCATCAACAGGCTTTGGTTTAGCTTCAAGAATAACTAGTGCTTTTGGTTCAAATGCATCTACCATCGGTGTGTTTTTTGAAAAGCCCCCCGCTGAAGGAAAAACAGCATCTTCTGGATGGTATAATACTGCCGCTTTTGAAACAGAAGCTCATAAAGAAGGGATTTATGCCAAAAGTATAAATGGCGATGCTTTTTCTAATGAAGTGAAGCAGCAGACCATAGACCTAATAAAAAAAGACCTTGGTCAAATTGACATGGTAGTGTATAGTCTTGCATCTCCTGTTAGAACGCATCCTACAACAGGTATGCGACATAAATCTACCTTGAAACCGATAGGTGGCAGTTACACCAATAAAACTGTAGATTTTCATACAGGCGAGGTAAAGGAAATCACCATTGAACCATCTGCGGGAGACGACATTGAAAATACGGTGACCGTTATGGGTGGTGAAGATTGGGAAATGTGGATAGATGCATTGAAAAAAGAGAACTTACTTTCATCTGATTTTAAAACAGTTGCCTACTCCTACATAGGACCAAAACTTACGGAGGCCGTCTATAGAAAAGGAACTATTGGAAAAGCTAAAGACCATTTAGAAAAAACTGCCTTTACTATCACTGATTCATTAAAAGATATTAATGGGAAAGCATACGTTTCAGTCAATAAGGCACTGGTAACGCAATCAAGTTCTGCTATTCCAGTCATCCCGTTATACATCTCCTTGCTATATAAAGTAATGAAAGAAAGCGGTGTACATGAAGGTTGTATTGAACAAATTCACCGCTTATATTCTGAAAGGTTGTTTATCAACGACACTCCTTTAGATTCAAAAGGTAGAATCCGAATTGACGATTGGGAAATGCGTGATGACATTCAGGAAAAAGTAGCAGCATTATGGAAAGAAGCTACTACAGAAAGTCTTCCAACTTTAGGAGATTTAGAAGGTTACAATACTGAGTTTTTCAATCTCTTTGGTTTCAAATATGATGAAGTTGATTACAGTCTTGAAAGCGAAGAAGTAATAGATATCCCAGGATTACAGTAA